The window TAAGCAGCCCCTTCAATTCTGCCAGTTCCTGCGAATTTCGCACCACCAGAACCACATGTTCATCCCTGTTCCTCAGGGAATGTGCCATGCGTGCCTGAGAAGCGGGCCCGCTTCTCGCTACCTGAACAATTCGCTGCTTGGAGTTCTGCAGCGCCAAAATTATTTCATCAAACAGCACAGAAAAATCCGTCGTGTTGGCATCCGCTCACTCAAGCCTCACGCATGAATGACACGACAAAAAGCCGCCGTGCCCTTTGCGGGCAACTGGCGGCTATTATATCGATACGGACGCGGTTTAGATCTGACCAAGCACGTTGAGGTCTTCGTTGGAGAGCAGGCGATCAAGATCAAGCAGAATAAGCAGACGATCCTGGAGCTTGCCCACCCCGCTGATGTATTCCGATTCCATACCGGCCACAACGGGCGGCGGGGGCTCAACCGTGCTCGCGGGTATACGCAGCACTTCCGATACGGAGTCCACAACAAATCCCACGATCATATTGTTGATCTCAATAACAATAATTCTTGTGTGCTTGTCGTGCGCCTTGGAAGTCAGACCAAAACGGCGACGAAGGTCAATAATCGGAATGACCTTGCCGCGAAGATTGATGACCCCTTCAACAAACTCGGGTGCGCGTGGAACCTTGGTGATTTCCATGGTACGGATAATTTCCTGAACTTTCAGGATATCCACACCAAACTCTTCATCACCGATACTGAAGGTCACGAGTTGCAGAAGTTCGTCATCCTGCTTTCTCTGCGCTTCATTCATTTCGCTACTCCTTCTAAGAAGTCTACCCCGTTTACTGGGGGACCGAAACGTCCTGTTTCAACTAGGTCAGTTTACAATGTACCGACATTGCGTACACATGGCAACTAGTTTGGATAAAAGACACAAGCGAAGGCGTTATAAAAGTCCGTATAAAAGGGGTTGTAAAAGACGATACGGTCGGATATTAGTAGTCCGTCATCGGATGAAGATGACAAAACCGCCTGTACGGCAAGGAGTCTCATTTTGATGGCGAACATGTTTCCCTACCCCGAGGATGCCCCGCTCCACATGCAGATCAAATCACTTGGAGATGACGAGCTTCTTGATTTCTGGGAAGAAACACAATTTCTCGAACGCTTTCTTGAAGACGACATGCAAACCCGCAATCAGGCCTCCATGCAATATGAACGCCTGATCCTTCAGGAACTCCAGCTGCGGTCCTGCAGACGTTGCATCTCGGAACGCAGAGCCTAACACAATGCCCTTTGCAAGGCGACCGTAAGGTCGCCTTTTTTTATTGCTGTCATTCCTCCCCGCGACTCACAAAAAAAGGCTCCTGGCCGTAAGGTCAGGAGCCTCGTCATTCTATTCAAATTCCACTACTTGGGATCGGGCCGGCCCACGCAGAAGTAGGCGAAGCCAAGCTCTGCCATCATCTTCGGCGGGTACAGGTTGCGGCCGTCGAACAGGATAGGCGCAGTCAGAGAGCCCTTGATGCGCTCGAAGTCGGGAGTACGGAACTGGTTCCATTCCGTCACAACCAGCAGCGCCTGCGCACCTTCAACAGCATCGTACTGCTTGTCAACGATCTCAACCAGCGGATCGTTTTCAAACATGGACTTCACCTTCTCGCCTGCCACCGGGTCAAAAGCGCGGATACGCATTCCCTGTGCGGTAAGCTCCTTGATCATGGCAAGGGAAGCCGCCTCACGGGTGTCGTCGGTGTTAGCCTTGAAGGCAATACCCCAGACAGCCAGAGTCTTTCCTGCCACTCCACCCTGCGGGGCAAAGTATTCGATAATACGTTCCGCCATGCGGAGCTTCTGGCGATTGTTCACGTTGTCCACGGACTCAAGAAGTTCGGGACGGAAATCATATTCATGCGCGGTGTTGATCAGCGCCTTGACGTCCTTGGGGAAACAGGAACCACCGTAGCCCACGCCGGGATAAATAAAGTGGTAACCAATGCGATGGTCGGAACCGATACCGATACGCACGTCGCGGACATCCGCACCAACGCGTTCGCAGATATTCGCAACTTCGTTGATGAAGGAAATCTTGGTGGCCAGCATGCAGTTTGCGGCATACTTGGTCATTTCCGCACTGCGCACACCCATGACGATCATCTTCTCACGGCTGCGGGCAAAGGGGGCGTACAGAGTGCGCAGATATTCAGCAGACTTCTCGCTTTCCGTACCGACCACAACGCGGTCCGGCTTCATGAAATCGTTAACCGCATCGCCTTCCTTGAGGAATTCAGGGTTGGACACCACGTCGAATTCGATATCTGCGCCACGCTTTGCCAGTTCCTCGCTGATAATGCCACGGACGCGATCGGCAGTGCCAACCGGTACGGTGGACTTATCCACAACGATGACGGGCTTGTGCATGTGCTGACCGATTTCACGGGCAACCTGCTCCACATAGCAGAGATCGCAGGAGCCGTCAGGACGGGAAGGCGTGCCAACGGTAATGAAAACAAACTGCGCACGTTCCATGCCTTCAGCAAGGCTGGTGGTGAAAATGAGATTGCCTTCTGCGTAATTGCGGCGGACCAGATCTTCAAGACCGGGCTCGTAGATATGCACCTTGCCGGCTTGAAGGGTCTTCACCACTTCGGGGTTCACATCGACGCAGGTGACGGTATTACCCATTTCTGAGAAACACGCTGCGCTTACAAGACCTACATAACCAGTACCAACTATACAAACGTTCATTCTATACCTCTGCTATATAGAGCGGATTATCTTTATTGACAGTTCACGCAGCATTTACCCTTCACACATCGTTTCGTCAACAGCACAAAGGATCGTCGAAAACCTTGACGGAATCACGTGATATTATGCATTTACGCTTGACTTTGAAACAAGCCCTCACGATCATGCAGATATAAAAATAAGAGGAGGCTTCCATGCCCGTTCTAGTAGTCAACGTCGATCATGTCGCCACGCTTCGTCAACAACGCCGGGGTATTGAGCCGGAACCGGTCACCGCAGCCCATCTTGCCGAGCTTGCCGGTGCGCGCGGCATTATCGTCCACTTGCGTGAAGACCGCAGACACATCATCGACCGCGACGTCCGGTTGCTTTCGCAATGCCTGAACTCCCGCATGCACCTTGAAATGGCTGCCACGGAAGAGATGCAGCAAATCGCACTGGAAACCACCCCCTACATGGTCTGCCTCGTACCGGAGAAACGTGAAGAACTGACGACTGAAGGCGGACTTGCAGTTGCCGGACGCGTCGAACACCTGCGAGACTTTCTGGCTCCCATCCATGCCCAGGGCATCAAGTCCAGCCTCTTTATTGAAGCTGACGTAGCGCAGATTGATGCGGCCAAGGCCGTTGGCAGCGAGTTCATAGAAATCCATACCGGCCATTTTGCTGACGCCAAGACCCCCGAAGCACAGCGGAAGGAATTTGAAAAGATTGTGCGCGGCATTGAATATGCTCGCTCCCTTGATCTTCGCGTCAATCTCGGACACGGCCTCAACTACAATAACATATTCATGTTCAAGGACGTTCCCGGTATCGACGAGTATTCCATAGGTCACTCCATTGTTTCCAGGGCTGTGCTCGTGGGCATGGACCGCGCTGTGCGCGAAATGGTGGAAATCATCCGCACGTTTGCGGAATAACTCCTCCGCCATAACGTATACTGCCACGGAGAGCACAACGTGATCGTAGGACTGGGACTGGATGTCTGCGAATTGGACAGAATAGAACGCTCCTGGAAACGCTTCGGAGAGAAGTTCGCAGCACGCATACTGCACCCCAACGAACTGGCATCGCTCCCGACCTTACCGATTGCATTCCTCGCCTCACGGTTCGCCGCCAAGGAGGCGGCCGTGAAGGCGCTGGGCACCGGTTTCACGGAAGGCATCTGGTTCACTCACATAGAAGTGGCTCGTGCCGACTCCGGAAAACCCTCCCTGAAACTGCACGGCAAGGCAGCCGACAAAGCCCGCGAACTTGGCGCGTCACGCTTCCACATATCCCTGACACATGGCAAAGGCGTTGCGTCTGCCGTAGTCATTCTGGAAACCTGATTCCATCAGCCCCCCGCAAGTGGGGCAGAGACCGCACATGAACAAGACACGGTTTACCCCCCTGCCCTCTCCGGCCGAAATGACCCTCTGGGATACAACGAGCATCCACAGCTTCGGCATCCGTGAAGAAATGCTCATGGAGAACGCCAGCCGGGAAGCCCTGCATGCCCTGCATGACGAGATCGGCCCGGTACAGGGAAAAAGCGTGCTCCTGTTCATGGGCAGCGGCAACAACGGCGGAGATGCCGCCGCACTCGCGCGACACCTGCATGGCCTTCAGGCCAACGTGCTTGTGCTGCACACGCGACCGCTTGCCGCCCACAAAGGAACCGCAGGGTATCATATAAGATTGGCACGCAGAACCGGCGTGCAATTCCAACTCCTGCGCCAGCGAACAATGGAATCACTGTCCGCTTCATGGTGCAATCCCGACTGCATCGTGGATGGCCTGCTCGGCACCGGATTCAAGGGCACGCTCAGGCAGGACATTCTCCCGCTCGTCCGCTGGATCAATGAACAAAGGGGCCGAAGCTTCATTTTTGCCCTCGACATTCCCTCAGGCCTTGACGGAATGACGGGCACCCCCTGTCCGGAAGCGGTTGAAGCACATGCGACAGTCACTTTCGAAGCTGCCAAGACCGGTCTTTTCATGCCCGGTGCCAACCACTACACCGGCACACTTCACATCCGACCAATAGGCATCCCCAGAGCGGTAAGGGAAAAGCATACTCCATCCTTCGAACTGCTGGACGCCTCAGTTGCAAAGCTTCTGCCGCGGCAGCAGCCAGACATGCACAAGGGTTCATCAGGCCACGTATTCATTATAGGTGGCTCCAGAGGCATGACAGGCGCGCCCATGCTTGCAGCTCAGGGAGCCCTGCGGGGCGGCGCCGGATACGTCACCATAGCAGCCCCCGAGCCCCTGCTGCCCCAAATTTCTTGCGGCCAACCGGACGTGCTTACCTTGGCAGTTGCCTCCGGCGACTTATGGGAAGGTATGGCGGGAGCAGCCCTCTATCAGGCGACGCAGCGTGCATCTGCATGCGTCATCGGCCCGGGCATGGGGCGTTCCGCCGGAGCGCTCTCGGCCCTTGAAGCCATACTTGGCAACATAGAACGCCCTCCCCTTGTACTGGACGCCGACGCCCTGTTCCTTCTGGCGCAGAGCACCTCTCTACGATCGCTGCTCCGGGAAAGCGACATTCTCACCCCGCACCCGGGCGAGGCCGCCCTGCTTGCAGGCATAACTACTTCGGATGTTCAGGCGGACAGACTAGCCACAGCCCATCGTTTTGCGTTAGAATACCCTTGCGTTACCATATTGAAGGGTGCAGGCACCATCATCGCCAGCCGGAATGCGCCGCTTGTCATCTCGCCTTTTGCCGTGCCCCAGCTTGCGGTGGCGGGCTCAGGCGACGTACTGGCGGGATTGACGGCCAGTCTGCTTGCGCAAGGTCTTTGCGCGCGAGACGCGGCTTGCCTGGGAGTATACCTGCACGGTTTGGCCGGATCGCTTCTGCAAAAGGAATTTCCCTGTCGCGGCAATACGGCACAGGATATTGCCGCCGCGCTCATTGCTGCAAAAAAGGAGACCGCATCATGCTTACCGCCCGCGATATAATGTCTACCAACGTTATTACGGTCACGCCGGAAACCGACATCCCCACTGCAGCACGCCTGATGGTGGACAACAAGTTCAACGGCCTGCCGGTTGTATCCAAAGACGGCACCCTTGTAGGCATCATCTGCCAGAGCGACCTTATCAGCCAGCAAAAGAAACTGAATGTCCCCACCCTGTTCACGGTACTGGACGGCATCATCCCCATGCGCTCCATGTCCGATCTGGATGCGGAAATGCGCAAGATTGCCGCCAGCAAGGTGTCGGAAGCCATGACCTCTGCCCCCACAACCGTACGGCCCACAACCCCCATTGACGAAATTGCCTCTCTCATGGTGGATAACCAGTATCATTCGCTGCCTGTCGTCGAAAACGGACAGGTGGTCGGCATAGTCGGCAAGGAAGACATTCTGAAAACCCTCATACCCGGATAACAGGCTACCGTGCATCTGAAGTTACACGATTCCGAAACTACCGAACTTCTGGGGCGGGCCGCCGCCTCGGCCTTGCAAAAGGCTGGCGCGGTCTGTCCCATTCTCTTTCAGGGGCCGCTCGGCAGCGGCAAGACAACGCTGGTAAGAGCCCTTGTCGAATCCCTGCCCGGCGGAGAAAACGCCGAGGTCAGCAGCCCCAGCTTCAACGTCTACAACATCTATCCCACCCGGCCGGAAGTGATTCATTACGACCTGTACCGGCTGGAAGGATCTCCCGTGGACAGCAGCTACCATGAATTCCTTGATGAAGGTCGATCCCTGCTGCTCGTCGAGTGGGCGGAATTCATTCCGCAAGCCGAATGGCCCGATGAGTGGTTGCTTTTTCGCTGGGTTCCATGCGATGAAGGCCGTCACGTCGAGATTTCATACTGCGGTGCTTCCGCAAAACGTTTCTACGACGAATTGCGTCTTCTGGTGGAACATATACGCCAGTAGGGTTGGGTGATGGGTCGAAGACGGCCAGAGGGCCGTCCTGTGGTATAACCCCTTCAACAGACAAAGGAATCGGTATGCGTATTCTGGTTCAGAAATTCGGGGGAACTTCCGTTGCCAACCTTGAGTGCATGAAGCAGGTTCGCGAGAAAACTCTTGCCGCGAGAGCCAAGGGGTACAAGGTAGTTGTTGTCCTTTCCGCCCGTTCGGGAGACACCAACAAGCTGCTTGCCCTCGCTGATGAATATTCTCGCGATCCTGATCCTGCGGAAGTAGATTCCCTTGTTTCCACCGGCGAACAGGTTTCTGTCGCCCTGTTCTCCATGATTATGAAGGATGCTGGCATCAAGGCCCGCTCGATTCTGGGATTCCAAGTTCCCATGAAGACCGATCAGGCTTACGGCAAGGCCAGAATCCTTGGCATAGACAGCGAAAAACTCACTGCGCTGCTCGATGACTATGACGTGCTGGCAGTTGCCGGTTTCCAGGGCATTACTGAAGACAATCGCATCACGACCCTCGGTCGCGGCGGTTCCGACACTTCTGCCGTGGCACTGGCCGCAGCCCTTGGCTGCGAATGCGAAATCTACACTGACGTGGACGGTGTTTACACCACCGACCCCAACATGTGCAGCACCGCCCGTAAAATGGACAGAGTGTCGTATGACGAAATGCTGGAAATGGCCAGCATGGGTGCAAAAGTTCTGCAAATCAGGTCCGTGGAGTTCGCCAAGAAGTACAAAGTGCCCGTGCACGTACGCTCCACCTTTACCGACACTCCGGGAACATTAGTAACGCAAGAGGATTCTACCATGGAAGCAGTTCTCGTTTCTGGCATTGCCTATGACAAGGATCAGGCACGTGTAACGCTGCGCGACGTACCGGACGTTCCCGGTGTGGCCTACAGCCTTTTCGGCCCCCTTGCCGACAAGGGTGTGGTTGTCGACATGATCGTCCAGAACCCGAGCCGTAACGGCAAGACCGATATGACCTTCACCGTACCCCGCGGTGATCTGAAGAAGACTCTGGCCCTGATGGAAGAAATCAAGCAGGAAACCGGTGCCGCCGAAGTGCTGCACGACCTGCACGTTTGCAAGGTTTCCGCCATCGGCGTAGGCATGCGCAACCATTCCGGTGTTGCAGCCAAGGCTTTTGAAGCTCTTCGTGCCATGAACATCAACATTCTCATGATCAGCACTTCTGAAATCAAGATTACTTGTCTGATTGAAGAAAAGTACACTGAACTGGCGGTTCGCACCCTGCACGACGCCTTCGGGCTGGATAAAGACTCCATGCTTGGCTGATCATGAAAAAGATACAGATATACGACACGACGCTTCGGGACGGTACCCAATCTGAAGACATCAACCTCAATAACGAGGACAAGATCAAGATCGCGCTCAAGCTTGATGAACTGGGCGTGGACTTCATCGAAGGTGGCTGGCCGGGTTCCAACCCTGTGGACCGTGCATTTTTCAATGAGATACAGAACTATCAATTGAAAAATGCGCGCATTGCCGCGTTCGGTAGCACTCACCATCCCAACTTCCTGCCGGAGAACGATCCGAATCTGCGCAGCCTGTTGGATTCCGGTGCCAGCGTATGCACCATTTTCGGCAAGACATGGAACATCCATGCCACAGAAGCCCTTCGTGTTCCCGAAGAGCGGAACCTTGAAATTATTCACGATTCCGTGGCATACCTGCGCTCTCAGGGCAAGCCGGTGTTCTTTGATGCAGAACACTTCTTCGACGGATACA is drawn from Desulfovibrio mangrovi and contains these coding sequences:
- a CDS encoding chemotaxis protein CheW, which gives rise to MNEAQRKQDDELLQLVTFSIGDEEFGVDILKVQEIIRTMEITKVPRAPEFVEGVINLRGKVIPIIDLRRRFGLTSKAHDKHTRIIVIEINNMIVGFVVDSVSEVLRIPASTVEPPPPVVAGMESEYISGVGKLQDRLLILLDLDRLLSNEDLNVLGQI
- a CDS encoding UDP-glucose dehydrogenase family protein, producing MNVCIVGTGYVGLVSAACFSEMGNTVTCVDVNPEVVKTLQAGKVHIYEPGLEDLVRRNYAEGNLIFTTSLAEGMERAQFVFITVGTPSRPDGSCDLCYVEQVAREIGQHMHKPVIVVDKSTVPVGTADRVRGIISEELAKRGADIEFDVVSNPEFLKEGDAVNDFMKPDRVVVGTESEKSAEYLRTLYAPFARSREKMIVMGVRSAEMTKYAANCMLATKISFINEVANICERVGADVRDVRIGIGSDHRIGYHFIYPGVGYGGSCFPKDVKALINTAHEYDFRPELLESVDNVNNRQKLRMAERIIEYFAPQGGVAGKTLAVWGIAFKANTDDTREAASLAMIKELTAQGMRIRAFDPVAGEKVKSMFENDPLVEIVDKQYDAVEGAQALLVVTEWNQFRTPDFERIKGSLTAPILFDGRNLYPPKMMAELGFAYFCVGRPDPK
- a CDS encoding pyridoxine 5'-phosphate synthase, producing the protein MPVLVVNVDHVATLRQQRRGIEPEPVTAAHLAELAGARGIIVHLREDRRHIIDRDVRLLSQCLNSRMHLEMAATEEMQQIALETTPYMVCLVPEKREELTTEGGLAVAGRVEHLRDFLAPIHAQGIKSSLFIEADVAQIDAAKAVGSEFIEIHTGHFADAKTPEAQRKEFEKIVRGIEYARSLDLRVNLGHGLNYNNIFMFKDVPGIDEYSIGHSIVSRAVLVGMDRAVREMVEIIRTFAE
- a CDS encoding CBS domain-containing protein, translated to MLTARDIMSTNVITVTPETDIPTAARLMVDNKFNGLPVVSKDGTLVGIICQSDLISQQKKLNVPTLFTVLDGIIPMRSMSDLDAEMRKIAASKVSEAMTSAPTTVRPTTPIDEIASLMVDNQYHSLPVVENGQVVGIVGKEDILKTLIPG
- a CDS encoding NAD(P)H-hydrate dehydratase; the encoded protein is MNKTRFTPLPSPAEMTLWDTTSIHSFGIREEMLMENASREALHALHDEIGPVQGKSVLLFMGSGNNGGDAAALARHLHGLQANVLVLHTRPLAAHKGTAGYHIRLARRTGVQFQLLRQRTMESLSASWCNPDCIVDGLLGTGFKGTLRQDILPLVRWINEQRGRSFIFALDIPSGLDGMTGTPCPEAVEAHATVTFEAAKTGLFMPGANHYTGTLHIRPIGIPRAVREKHTPSFELLDASVAKLLPRQQPDMHKGSSGHVFIIGGSRGMTGAPMLAAQGALRGGAGYVTIAAPEPLLPQISCGQPDVLTLAVASGDLWEGMAGAALYQATQRASACVIGPGMGRSAGALSALEAILGNIERPPLVLDADALFLLAQSTSLRSLLRESDILTPHPGEAALLAGITTSDVQADRLATAHRFALEYPCVTILKGAGTIIASRNAPLVISPFAVPQLAVAGSGDVLAGLTASLLAQGLCARDAACLGVYLHGLAGSLLQKEFPCRGNTAQDIAAALIAAKKETASCLPPAI
- a CDS encoding holo-[acyl-carrier-protein] synthase produces the protein MIVGLGLDVCELDRIERSWKRFGEKFAARILHPNELASLPTLPIAFLASRFAAKEAAVKALGTGFTEGIWFTHIEVARADSGKPSLKLHGKAADKARELGASRFHISLTHGKGVASAVVILET
- a CDS encoding aspartate kinase, translating into MRILVQKFGGTSVANLECMKQVREKTLAARAKGYKVVVVLSARSGDTNKLLALADEYSRDPDPAEVDSLVSTGEQVSVALFSMIMKDAGIKARSILGFQVPMKTDQAYGKARILGIDSEKLTALLDDYDVLAVAGFQGITEDNRITTLGRGGSDTSAVALAAALGCECEIYTDVDGVYTTDPNMCSTARKMDRVSYDEMLEMASMGAKVLQIRSVEFAKKYKVPVHVRSTFTDTPGTLVTQEDSTMEAVLVSGIAYDKDQARVTLRDVPDVPGVAYSLFGPLADKGVVVDMIVQNPSRNGKTDMTFTVPRGDLKKTLALMEEIKQETGAAEVLHDLHVCKVSAIGVGMRNHSGVAAKAFEALRAMNINILMISTSEIKITCLIEEKYTELAVRTLHDAFGLDKDSMLG
- the tsaE gene encoding tRNA (adenosine(37)-N6)-threonylcarbamoyltransferase complex ATPase subunit type 1 TsaE — its product is MHLKLHDSETTELLGRAAASALQKAGAVCPILFQGPLGSGKTTLVRALVESLPGGENAEVSSPSFNVYNIYPTRPEVIHYDLYRLEGSPVDSSYHEFLDEGRSLLLVEWAEFIPQAEWPDEWLLFRWVPCDEGRHVEISYCGASAKRFYDELRLLVEHIRQ